In one window of Pirellulales bacterium DNA:
- a CDS encoding PDZ domain-containing protein yields MASRYSSEYSLYSGMKLIWRSGFWLKSFCLTLALWGGTAAFGQESAITTPTGETVPPATPPAAVTPPAAKLPPSLSPEETAKFHAWVAQLDADEFAAREAAMKNLQQAGADAIPVIAAAIQGNSLEQSHRCLSLLESALVSPNPLEAATAEAALEPMTQRQTNWFAQRAGAAITKSRVLRQKQTIARLQELGAECNILSASELGEIQACEISLRHKDWKGTTEDLQLLRTIPTLLRASFFGPVISDGDIDQLGQLKQVPRLGMYGTKVTLEGLAKLKTQLPNTEIDRRNGAMLGISSDPTATGGCLVNTVQPNSAAMAAGIEPGDLITQIEGTKVDSFQDLTKIVSEKFPGDKIQVTFERNATPQTKEITLGEWKPEHLRNTATGNTIIINGQQQIQVFGGP; encoded by the coding sequence ATGGCCAGCCGATACTCTAGCGAATACTCTCTTTATTCGGGAATGAAGCTCATTTGGCGAAGCGGCTTTTGGTTAAAAAGCTTTTGCCTGACACTGGCGCTCTGGGGCGGGACCGCGGCCTTTGGACAAGAATCCGCAATAACCACCCCCACCGGCGAAACCGTTCCCCCCGCAACTCCACCTGCCGCAGTTACCCCCCCCGCGGCTAAACTCCCGCCGTCGCTTTCCCCCGAAGAAACCGCCAAGTTCCACGCCTGGGTGGCCCAACTGGACGCGGACGAATTTGCCGCCCGCGAAGCGGCGATGAAAAATCTGCAACAAGCGGGGGCGGATGCGATACCGGTCATTGCCGCCGCCATTCAGGGGAATAGCCTGGAGCAATCACACCGCTGTTTAAGCCTATTAGAAAGCGCGCTGGTGTCGCCCAATCCCCTGGAAGCCGCGACGGCGGAAGCGGCGTTAGAGCCGATGACGCAGCGGCAGACAAATTGGTTTGCCCAGCGGGCCGGAGCCGCCATTACCAAAAGCCGCGTCCTGCGCCAAAAGCAAACCATTGCCCGACTCCAAGAACTGGGGGCGGAATGTAACATCCTTTCCGCCAGCGAATTGGGGGAGATCCAGGCCTGTGAAATCAGCCTGCGTCACAAGGACTGGAAAGGGACCACCGAGGATCTGCAACTCCTGCGCACGATTCCTACTTTGCTAAGGGCCAGTTTTTTTGGCCCGGTTATTAGCGACGGCGATATCGACCAATTGGGCCAACTCAAGCAAGTCCCGCGGTTAGGCATGTACGGGACCAAGGTCACCCTGGAAGGTTTGGCCAAACTGAAAACCCAGCTACCTAATACGGAAATCGACCGCCGCAACGGGGCGATGCTGGGGATCTCTAGCGATCCCACGGCCACCGGAGGTTGCCTGGTCAACACCGTGCAGCCCAACTCCGCCGCGATGGCCGCCGGGATCGAACCGGGTGACCTGATCACACAAATCGAAGGGACCAAAGTCGATTCCTTCCAGGACCTGACCAAAATCGTCTCCGAGAAATTTCCCGGGGATAAAATTCAAGTCACCTTTGAACGCAACGCCACCCCCCAGACCAAGGAAATCACCCTGGGGGAGTGGAAACCGGAACACCTGCGCAATACGGCCACCGGCAACACGATCATTATCAATGGGCAGCAGCAGATTCAGGTCTTTGGCGGGCCGTAG
- a CDS encoding ADP-ribosylation factor-directed GTPase activating protein isoform b, whose amino-acid sequence MRHNSKLQSTDRQVPGWLAYAGMMAISLALSGCDSRLISSATPVPTKPLPDSSQLQTRIDAIVDHTLNQRRLNTRDHAAWQIVHAILAFGPDLLIEHEGQLVPALGYLQAGNPLTGWNLRPTAHGVLVPVEEGSKTGQGHPDQWLGYLSQTGLTPADKIVIGKKSYTIADLRNQAQWDLVPGMEATWTLMALSHPSYWKLTDTWKNRNGETWNIEKLALMEAQAPVVGGSCGGTHRLYALAVALNQYRNENQIQDVNKLPPAWAVVHARIQEFVTQAQREQNADGTFSTNYFTRPGNAPRIDDKISTTGHILEFLTAALTDQELAEPWVTRSCERLVTLMEIAKNDPVECGGLYHAAHGLIIYRARRWGN is encoded by the coding sequence ATGCGACACAATTCAAAATTACAATCAACCGACCGGCAAGTTCCGGGCTGGTTGGCTTACGCCGGGATGATGGCGATCAGCCTAGCACTCAGTGGCTGCGATTCGCGGCTTATTTCCAGCGCGACGCCCGTCCCCACCAAACCATTGCCGGATAGCAGCCAGTTGCAGACGCGCATCGACGCCATCGTGGATCATACGCTTAACCAACGGCGGCTCAATACGCGCGATCACGCGGCTTGGCAGATTGTGCATGCGATTTTGGCCTTTGGCCCGGACTTGCTGATTGAACACGAGGGCCAACTTGTCCCCGCGCTGGGTTATTTGCAAGCGGGCAATCCGCTGACGGGGTGGAATTTGCGCCCCACCGCGCATGGCGTTTTAGTCCCCGTGGAGGAAGGCTCCAAAACGGGGCAGGGGCACCCCGACCAGTGGTTGGGGTATTTGTCCCAGACTGGCCTGACCCCCGCGGATAAAATCGTCATCGGGAAAAAAAGTTACACCATCGCCGATCTGCGCAACCAAGCCCAATGGGATCTGGTGCCGGGCATGGAAGCGACCTGGACCCTGATGGCGCTCAGCCATCCCAGCTATTGGAAATTGACCGACACCTGGAAAAACCGCAACGGCGAAACCTGGAACATCGAAAAACTAGCCCTGATGGAGGCCCAAGCGCCCGTCGTGGGGGGATCCTGCGGGGGGACGCATCGGCTTTATGCCCTGGCGGTCGCGCTCAATCAATATCGCAACGAAAATCAAATTCAAGACGTCAACAAGCTCCCTCCCGCCTGGGCCGTGGTGCATGCCCGAATCCAGGAGTTTGTCACGCAGGCCCAGCGCGAGCAAAACGCCGACGGGACTTTTTCGACCAACTATTTTACCCGTCCCGGAAATGCTCCCCGCATCGACGATAAAATCAGCACGACAGGGCATATCCTGGAATTTTTAACCGCCGCCCTGACCGACCAGGAACTGGCCGAACCGTGGGTCACACGGTCGTGCGAGCGTCTGGTCACCCTGATGGAAATTGCCAAAAACGACCCGGTCGAATGCGGTGGACTCTATCACGCGGCGCATGGGCTGATCATCTACCGGGCCCGCCGCTGGGGAAATTAA
- a CDS encoding ATP-binding protein: protein MAALSNRPQQLSANVEFAPPEILIIDDDPHVAGLLVDLLGEELGRNCHLHCCGTLGEARQILARAPRIGCILCDQILPDGLGTEFIAEVSARGLAAILMTGHGSEEVAVQAMKAGACEYVNKIKLSGVELANMIRRAVASARVTREIAEPARELRQARQDLDHFLRAISHDLGANMLLLESSVEALKQEPEVEKIPAARANFSHMEACLRQSNKFLGDLVTLARTGTIEMQAECVQPSQIAEQVLFEQRRLLESRGIEVELQGDMPSVMVNALRLKQVFTNLVRNAAKHGCAAEQPRIRIEAITHRPTTLEPANSRANPAFEQNHDVWLAVRDNGRGIPPADREGVFLPGKRLASAHPEGSGMGLAIVKKIIDFYGGQILIEDYSFEKPELGGTSMLFSLPRGATRSES from the coding sequence ATGGCCGCCCTCAGCAATCGACCGCAGCAACTCTCCGCAAATGTTGAATTTGCCCCTCCCGAAATTCTGATCATCGACGATGACCCGCATGTGGCGGGCCTGTTGGTGGATTTGCTGGGGGAAGAGTTGGGCCGGAATTGCCATTTGCACTGTTGCGGCACCCTGGGGGAGGCCCGGCAAATCCTGGCCCGCGCTCCGCGCATCGGCTGTATCTTGTGTGATCAAATCTTGCCCGATGGCCTGGGAACGGAATTTATTGCCGAGGTCTCGGCCCGTGGTTTGGCCGCAATTTTGATGACGGGGCACGGCAGCGAGGAAGTCGCCGTGCAGGCCATGAAGGCGGGAGCCTGCGAATATGTCAACAAAATCAAGCTGAGCGGCGTCGAACTGGCCAACATGATCCGCCGCGCTGTCGCCAGCGCGCGGGTGACGCGGGAAATCGCCGAACCAGCCCGAGAATTACGCCAGGCCCGCCAAGACCTGGATCACTTTTTACGGGCCATTTCACATGATCTGGGGGCGAATATGCTCCTGCTGGAAAGCTCCGTCGAGGCCCTCAAGCAAGAGCCTGAAGTCGAAAAAATCCCCGCCGCCCGGGCAAATTTTTCGCACATGGAGGCTTGTTTGCGGCAATCCAATAAATTCCTGGGAGACCTCGTCACCTTGGCCCGGACCGGCACAATCGAGATGCAGGCCGAATGCGTGCAACCCAGTCAGATCGCCGAACAGGTACTGTTTGAACAACGCCGCCTGCTGGAAAGTCGCGGCATTGAAGTAGAGTTACAGGGAGACATGCCCTCCGTGATGGTCAATGCCCTGCGGCTCAAGCAGGTCTTTACCAATTTGGTGCGCAACGCCGCCAAACATGGCTGCGCCGCCGAACAGCCCCGTATCCGCATCGAAGCGATAACCCACCGGCCAACGACCCTCGAACCAGCAAATTCGCGGGCTAATCCCGCTTTTGAACAGAATCATGATGTCTGGCTGGCGGTTCGCGATAATGGCCGAGGAATTCCCCCCGCGGATCGGGAAGGTGTCTTTTTGCCCGGCAAACGCCTGGCTTCCGCCCATCCCGAGGGGAGCGGCATGGGCTTGGCCATTGTTAAAAAAATCATCGATTTTTATGGCGGGCAGATTTTGATTGAAGACTATTCTTTTGAAAAACCAGAATTGGGAGGGACAAGCATGCTGTTTAGCTTGCCCCGGGGAGCGACACGATCTGAATCGTAG
- a CDS encoding ZIP family metal transporter has protein sequence MTPAGLAAIYCVLIVGASLLGGWLPRFIRLTHVRMQVAISFVAGVILGIGLLHLVPHAYFALGNLDHVMLWLMAGFLLMFFLQRLFHFHTHEIPEPNSHSDGQTPGTDPANVGLTILPTTGTISHQHGPECQHGESGHHHDHEHALPTGLWGWLGVFFGLALHSVIDGLALGAAIQAEATEGIVWGAGLGYFLAVFLHKPFDSLSITSLMQHAGWSEWHCTLANLAYAAVAPLGVLLFFMGAAQIGDQSLWLGGTLAFGAGACLCIATSDLLPELQFHSHHRVALSVALLLGLGLAWGLVLVEQQGHDHNSHGHTGNIHTGQGHTGHDHSSHSHTTQGDTAPGGDHHDHSGHDHGP, from the coding sequence ATGACGCCTGCTGGTTTGGCTGCGATTTATTGTGTGCTAATTGTGGGGGCGTCGCTCCTGGGGGGTTGGTTGCCCCGTTTTATCCGGTTGACGCATGTGCGGATGCAAGTGGCGATTAGCTTTGTCGCGGGGGTGATTTTGGGGATTGGGCTGTTGCACCTAGTGCCACATGCTTACTTTGCCTTGGGAAATTTGGACCATGTGATGCTGTGGCTCATGGCGGGTTTTTTGCTGATGTTTTTTTTGCAGCGGCTGTTTCATTTTCACACGCATGAAATTCCCGAACCGAACAGCCATTCGGATGGTCAGACGCCAGGAACGGATCCGGCAAATGTTGGTTTAACCATTTTGCCGACGACTGGGACAATTTCGCACCAGCATGGGCCTGAATGCCAACATGGAGAATCTGGACATCACCATGATCACGAGCATGCGCTCCCTACCGGCTTGTGGGGATGGTTGGGGGTGTTTTTTGGGTTGGCCCTGCATAGCGTGATCGATGGCTTGGCCTTGGGGGCGGCGATTCAGGCGGAAGCGACGGAGGGGATCGTTTGGGGGGCGGGACTGGGGTATTTCTTGGCCGTGTTTTTGCACAAGCCGTTTGATTCGCTCTCGATCACTAGCCTGATGCAGCACGCCGGATGGTCGGAGTGGCATTGCACGCTGGCAAATTTGGCCTATGCGGCGGTGGCTCCGCTGGGAGTGCTATTATTCTTTATGGGAGCGGCGCAGATTGGGGATCAATCGCTCTGGCTGGGGGGGACGTTGGCCTTTGGCGCGGGGGCTTGCCTGTGCATCGCAACGAGCGATCTATTGCCGGAATTGCAGTTTCACAGCCACCACCGCGTGGCCTTGTCAGTGGCATTGCTGTTGGGGTTGGGATTGGCTTGGGGGCTAGTCCTGGTGGAACAGCAGGGGCATGATCATAACAGCCATGGGCATACGGGAAATATTCACACGGGTCAGGGGCATACGGGACATGATCACTCCAGTCATAGCCACACGACTCAGGGAGATACGGCGCCAGGTGGCGATCATCATGACCATAGTGGGCATGACCACGGTCCGTAG